The DNA segment CACGACGATTAACCCCGTGCTTCGTTGCAACAACTGGACTTTTTTGGCAGTGAATTGTCCCAACCGTTTCCAGTTGGCGTCACTGACCGAAACTTGTGTCTTGGTGTCTCCAGAACACCAACCGACGTAAGTTTTTCCAGCTTTTTCGGCTATAACTTTGTCGCCCTTTCGTAAAGACGCGCCATGGCGCGTCTCTACATGGCGGGTAACTGTGCCACCATACTTGCGCCGCTTACCCCCAATGGAATGGACACACAAATGTAATTGTCTACGGCTGATTGGTGGTCTACGGATTATGGCAAATGGTGCTGGCGTAACTTCGACACTGCCTTGCCAGTTACCATATTTGGCATTATCAGAGTGCCATTCTCGCCATCTGGTAAACTCAAACGCGGCTAAGGTTACACCATCAACTGCGTGCGTAGCTGGTGTCTGTTGGTCCTTGTTTTTCTTGTCCTTAGCTAACCCTAACCACTGCCTAAGCTGACTGGTTCCATTTCCGTCCCGTTGCCATCCATTATGAGTCGTTACTCGGGCTAATTCACGCAGCCAGTTAAGCATCTGTTTTTGCCCCACCATTACTGGCGAGAATCCAACACCAGACTTGGCCGACTTGCGCCCACTGGTTCTGTCAACATCTGCCATGACTAACTCATAATGAATGGCGCTAATCGGGAACAGATTAAACAACTCTTTGACTACCCGTAGCTCTAGCTGTCTGTTGGCTCGAATTGACGGCGGCAGTTTGTTTTGCCTGCGGTTATTAAACCTGCGTTGACGGTGGCAACGTCGATCATAAGGTAACTTCCGGTTAATCCGTCTTCCCCGTCTGGCTCGACGCATGACTCGCCGTAATTCCATCCGTTCTTTAACCGTCTTGAACGGTAGAACCAGATGTCCCATCCAAAGGGTAACGAGCCTCGATTGAACTCCGATCCCTGAATAGTGTTTACCTGGATCTATACCAACAGCTATAGGTTGGGTATTTTCTTGGGTTTCAAAGGTCAACTGAATAGCAAAACATTCTAAGTCGGTATGTATTACTTTTGCTTTACCATCTTTTAGCCAACGTCTAGCACGGCTAGGTTTTGTGGGCATTAACGGCTTGCCCGATTTTGAGAGAACTGGTACCCGTAACATGGTGATAAACCTCCGAGTAAAAGTAATTAGTCCCTTCCCGCCACCTAAACCAAGATGTCCTGTACAGACGCCCCGGTGGGGCGTCTCTATAGCGACTCGACAAAAAGTCTTAGAGATGACTTGAACTAGGGAAGCATTCAAGAGTCTGTACCAGGTTTAGGCTCAATGCGGTATTCAACATTAATGACGTTTGTCCGTCAATCTCCACGCTCTACGTTAGTAGCGTGGGGTTGTTGAACAAAGCCTCCGGGATACCCAATCCAAACTGCCTTCTTTTCTCGTTGAAGGTGACACAGGCGCAGGGAACCTGTCCAAATTCAACCATGCCCTAGCCAATGATCTGAATATCCATACTATACAGGCAAACCGACAACAACAGGTTTCACTTTTGTGCCAACTCAAGTTCCTAAAACTGACAACTCAATGGCACAAAACAACCAACCCATGCCTTCCTTGACAGCCGATACTGGGATAAGCTGAAAACAAGTGATCAGGCTTCCCTATCTTCTATAGCAATCCTAAATAGGATGCAACAAGTAGACGGCTTGAAATCAAGGTATAGCAAGGGTTTCA comes from the Coleofasciculus chthonoplastes PCC 7420 genome and includes:
- a CDS encoding RRXRR domain-containing protein — encoded protein: MLRVPVLSKSGKPLMPTKPSRARRWLKDGKAKVIHTDLECFAIQLTFETQENTQPIAVGIDPGKHYSGIGVQSRLVTLWMGHLVLPFKTVKERMELRRVMRRARRGRRINRKLPYDRRCHRQRRFNNRRQNKLPPSIRANRQLELRVVKELFNLFPISAIHYELVMADVDRTSGRKSAKSGVGFSPVMVGQKQMLNWLRELARVTTHNGWQRDGNGTSQLRQWLGLAKDKKNKDQQTPATHAVDGVTLAAFEFTRWREWHSDNAKYGNWQGSVEVTPAPFAIIRRPPISRRQLHLCVHSIGGKRRKYGGTVTRHVETRHGASLRKGDKVIAEKAGKTYVGWCSGDTKTQVSVSDANWKRLGQFTAKKVQLLQRSTGLIVVPSPGLSNLATLSSEV